A window of the Anoplopoma fimbria isolate UVic2021 breed Golden Eagle Sablefish chromosome 17, Afim_UVic_2022, whole genome shotgun sequence genome harbors these coding sequences:
- the LOC129106277 gene encoding transcription factor HES-5-like: MKPAEIRFSLQRPLQHRDPDMAPTITAATTNSQEHLTLTHKLRKPLVEKLRRERINSSIEHLKSLLGPKFLKQEPDSKLEKADILEMTVCVLRRLQQQHQAVDSAAVGQGYSRCVQEVTHFLSKEQVKTQSQRRLLNHFNKLQSSSDKNLREADFSPLSSTVQTSITKEKSPVNSAPWRPW, encoded by the exons ATGAAGCCAGCAGAGATCAGATTCTCTCTACAGAGACCTCTACAGCACAGAGATCCAGACATGGCTCCTACAATCACTGCAGCAACGACCAATTCTCAGGAGCATCTGACTCTGACCCACAAG CTCAGAAAGCCTCTGGTGGAGAAGTTACGCAGAGAGCGAATCAACAGCAGCATTGAGCATCTCAAGTCTCTCCTGGGTCCAAAGTTCCTCAAACAGGAACCAGACTCCAAGCTGGAGAAAGCAGACATCCTGGAGATGACAGTTTGTGTCCTGAGacgactgcagcagcagcatcaagcTGTGGACTCAGCAGCTGTTGGTCAGGGCTACTCCAGATGTGTCCAAGAGGTGACACACTTCCTGTCCAAGGAGCAGGTGAAGACACAGTCCCAGAGAAGACTGCTGAACCACTTCAACAAGCTGCAGTCTTCCTCTGATAAGAACCTGAGAGAGGCTGACTTCTCTCCTCTGAGCTCCACAGTCCAGACCAGCATCACCAAAGAGAAGAGTCCAGTCAACAGCGCCCCCTGGAGGCCGTGGTAG